TATTTGGTGCTGAACTTGAAAACTTTAAAGAAATATCAAAATATGCTATTAGCTCAAGCATAAGTGTAGAAGGGGAAGTTGTAATTACAGAAGGAGCAAAACAACCTTTTGAAATTCATGCTAAAAAAGTAGTATTAGAAGGAAAATCTGATGCTGATTATCCACTTCAAAAGAAAAGACATACTTTTGAATATTTAAGAAGCATAGCTCACTTAAGACCAAGAAGTAATGCTTTTTCAGCAGTATTTAGAGTACGTTCATTAGCAGCATATGCTATACATAAGTTCTTCCAAGATCAAGGATTTGTTTATGTTCATACACCAATTATCACAGGAAGTGACTGTGAAGGTGCAGGAGAAATGTTTAGAGTAACAACTTTAGATATGGAAAACCCTCCAAAGGATGAAAAGGGAAATGTAGATTACAAAGAAGATTTCTTTGGAAAACAAGCAAACCTTACAGTAAGTGGACAGCTTGAAGCTGAAATATACGCTTTAGCATTTAGAAATGTTTATACATTCGGACCTACATTTAGAGCAGAAAACTCTAACACAGCAAGACACGCATCAGAATTCTGGATGATAGAACCTGAAATGGCTTTTGCTGAATTAAAGGACTACATGGATGTAGCAGAACAAATGGTTAAATATATAATCAACTATGTAAGAGAAAATGCTCCAGAAGAAATGGAATTCTTCAATAAGTTTATTGACAAAGGATTATTAGAAAGATTAGACAATGTTGTAAACTCTGATTTTGCTAGAATAAGCTACACAGAAGCTGTAGAAATCCTTCAAAAATCAGGAGCAGAATTTGAATATCCTGTTGAATGGGGAATTGATCTTCAAACAGAACACGAAAGATATTTAACAGAACAAATTTATAAAAAACCAGTATTCGTAACAGATTATCCAAAGGATATTAAAGCATTCTACATGAGAATGAATGATGATAACAAAACTGTTGCAGCAGCTGACCTTTTAGTTCCAGGTATCGGAGAAATAATTGGAGGAAGCCAAAGAGAAGAAAGACTTGATATTCTTGAAGCTAGAATGGCTGAACTTGGACTTGAAAAAGAAGATTACTGGTGGTATTTAGAACTTAGAAAATACGGAGAAACTAAGCACGCTGGATATGGTCTTGGATTTGAAAGAATGATAATGTACTTAACAGGAATGGGCAACATAAGAGACGTAATACCATTCCCAAGAACTCCAGGAGTTTCTGAATTTTAATATTTAATATATAAATTAAAAGGACTTTTGTAAAATTACAAAGGTCCTTTTTT
This Clostridium novyi NT DNA region includes the following protein-coding sequences:
- the asnS gene encoding asparagine--tRNA ligase; amino-acid sequence: METVLVKQLYRETEKFAGKEVKISGWIRTLRASNKFGFIEVNDGSFFKNIQVVFGAELENFKEISKYAISSSISVEGEVVITEGAKQPFEIHAKKVVLEGKSDADYPLQKKRHTFEYLRSIAHLRPRSNAFSAVFRVRSLAAYAIHKFFQDQGFVYVHTPIITGSDCEGAGEMFRVTTLDMENPPKDEKGNVDYKEDFFGKQANLTVSGQLEAEIYALAFRNVYTFGPTFRAENSNTARHASEFWMIEPEMAFAELKDYMDVAEQMVKYIINYVRENAPEEMEFFNKFIDKGLLERLDNVVNSDFARISYTEAVEILQKSGAEFEYPVEWGIDLQTEHERYLTEQIYKKPVFVTDYPKDIKAFYMRMNDDNKTVAAADLLVPGIGEIIGGSQREERLDILEARMAELGLEKEDYWWYLELRKYGETKHAGYGLGFERMIMYLTGMGNIRDVIPFPRTPGVSEF